A single region of the Ursus arctos isolate Adak ecotype North America unplaced genomic scaffold, UrsArc2.0 scaffold_10, whole genome shotgun sequence genome encodes:
- the CLN5 gene encoding ceroid-lipofuscinosis neuronal protein 5, whose product MAQAGSADLGVEGQRAASAAPWCALWRWALALLWLATAAAGPSRRQWPVPYKRFSFRPEPDPYCQAKYTFCPTGSPIPVMKGDDVIEVFRLQAPVWEFKYGNLLGHLKIMHDAIGFKSTLTGKNYTMEWYELFQLGNCTFPHLRPEMNAPFWCNQGAACFFEGIDDIHWKENGTLVLVATISGSTFNEMAKWVKQDNETGIYYETWTVQASPEKGAETWFESYDCSKFVLRTYKKLAELGAEFKKIETNYTRIFLYSGEPTYLGNETSVFGPTGNKTLALAIKQFYYPFKPHSSTKEFLFSILQIFDAVIIHREFYLFYNFEYWFLPMKFPFIKITYEEIPLPDRNKTLSSL is encoded by the exons ATGGCGCAGGCGGGGAGCGCCGACCTGGGGGTCGAGGGGCAACGGGCCGCGAGTGCGGCCCCGTGGTGCGCGCTTTGGCGCTGGGCCCTAGCGCTCCTGTGGCTGGCGACGGCCGCGGCCGGCCCCTCCCGGCGCCAGTGGCCCGTGCCCTACAA acGCTTTTCCTTCCGTCCAGAACCAGATCCTTATTGTCAAGCTAAGTACACATTCTGTCCAACTGGCTCACCTATCCCAGTTATGAAAGGTGATGATGTCATTGAAGTCTTTCGGTTACAAGCCCCAGTATGGGAATTTAAATATGGGAACCTCCTGGGACACTTG AAAATTATGCATGATGCCATTGGATTCAAGAGTACTTTAACTGGCAAGAACTACACAATGGAATGGTATGAACTTTTCCAGCTTGGAAACTGTACATTTCCCCATCTCCGACCCGAAATGAATGCCCCTTTCTGGTGTAATCAAGGAGCTGCCTGCTTTTTTGAAGGAATTGATGATATTCACTGGAAGGAAAATGGGACATTAGTTCTAGTAGCAACCATATCAG gaAGCACATTTAATGAAATGGCAAAGTGGGTAAAGCAGGACAATGAAACGGGGATTTATTACGAGACATGGACTGTCCAAGCCAGTCCAGAAAAAGGGGCGGAGACATGGTTTGAATCCTACGACTGTTCTAAATTCGTGTTAAGAACATATAAGAAGTTGGCTGAACTTGGAGCAGAGTTCAAGAAGATAGAAACCAACTATACAAGAATATTTCTTTACAGTGGAGAACCTACCTATTTGGGAAATGAAACATCTGTGTTTGGGCCAACAGGAAATAAGACTCTTGCTTTAGccataaaacaattttattaccCCTTCAAACCACATTCGTCAACTAAGGAATTTCTCTTCAGTATCTTGCAAATTTTTGATGCAGTGATTATACACAGAGAgttctatttgttttataattttgaatactGGTTTTTACCTATGAAATtcccttttattaaaataacttatgAAGAAATCCCTTTACCTGACAGAAACAAAACACTCTCTAGTTTATAA